Proteins from a genomic interval of Rhodothermus marinus:
- a CDS encoding peptidylprolyl isomerase — protein sequence MFSALLLHAGRLLRLPALLSLTLLLLLGCRAQDTEANATSGDDDRSYQVGAPVSDSTVAAIVTSEYGSDTLTAEEFRQQLGFILQRYPQIQMNPALMPEVHKSIIEDFIVRHVVEGEIARQGIQADPTAVEQELEQIRARFPSPEAFQEALTQDGLTEDSLRGMIAQMVRQRTFREQIESRATPPTDDEVEQFRQQQAEEVHVQHILFRLAPNASEEEAAAVKARAQAVLDSIRAGADFAEMARRHSEDGSAQEGGDLGFIRRGETVEPFEEAAFALRDSGDVTTEPVRTRFGYHLIRLLERRQGTPMDAAEAREQLLQERKQEAVQHLLEELLAKATVRINPALVQAQL from the coding sequence ATGTTTTCCGCACTGTTGCTGCACGCAGGCCGTCTGCTTCGCCTGCCGGCCCTGCTGAGCCTGACGTTGCTGCTCCTTCTGGGCTGCCGCGCGCAGGATACCGAAGCCAATGCCACCAGCGGCGACGATGATCGCTCCTATCAGGTGGGCGCGCCGGTGTCCGATTCGACGGTGGCGGCCATCGTCACCTCGGAATACGGCTCCGATACGCTGACCGCCGAGGAATTTCGCCAGCAGCTCGGCTTCATTCTGCAGCGCTATCCGCAGATTCAGATGAACCCGGCGCTAATGCCGGAGGTGCACAAGAGCATCATCGAGGACTTCATCGTACGCCACGTGGTCGAAGGTGAGATCGCCCGGCAGGGCATCCAGGCCGATCCGACCGCCGTCGAGCAGGAGCTGGAGCAGATCCGGGCACGCTTTCCCAGTCCCGAAGCCTTCCAAGAAGCGCTGACGCAGGACGGGTTGACCGAGGACTCGCTGCGCGGCATGATCGCGCAGATGGTCCGGCAACGGACGTTCCGGGAACAGATTGAATCGCGCGCCACCCCGCCCACCGACGACGAAGTCGAGCAGTTCCGCCAGCAGCAGGCCGAGGAAGTGCACGTGCAGCACATCCTCTTCCGCCTGGCGCCGAACGCCTCCGAAGAGGAAGCCGCCGCCGTGAAGGCCCGCGCGCAGGCCGTGCTCGACAGCATCCGGGCCGGCGCCGACTTTGCCGAAATGGCCCGCCGCCACAGTGAGGACGGTAGCGCCCAGGAAGGCGGCGATCTGGGTTTCATCCGGCGCGGCGAGACCGTCGAGCCTTTCGAGGAGGCGGCCTTTGCGCTGCGCGACTCCGGCGACGTGACGACCGAACCGGTGCGCACCCGTTTCGGCTACCACCTGATCCGCCTGCTGGAGCGTCGCCAGGGCACGCCGATGGACGCGGCCGAGGCCCGCGAACAGCTCCTACAGGAACGCAAGCAGGAGGCCGTGCAGCACCTGCTCGAAGAATTGCTGGCCAAGGCGACCGTCCGGATCAATCCGGCGCTCGTGCAGGCCCAGTTATAA
- a CDS encoding GNAT family N-acetyltransferase: protein MNAATFHIHPVRNEEEWAQARTIRARVFIEEQGCPPEEEWDGFDEVSRHFLGWVGGVPVATARWRVVPFNERLVAKLERFAVLPGYRGRGYGRALVQYVMEDARRAGFSTLLIHAQAHLERFYESLGFRSTGHRFVEAGIPHVQMIWREQKSADRPKPIGA from the coding sequence ATGAACGCAGCGACTTTCCATATCCATCCGGTGCGCAACGAAGAGGAATGGGCACAGGCCCGGACCATTCGGGCGCGCGTGTTTATCGAAGAACAGGGCTGTCCGCCCGAGGAGGAGTGGGACGGATTCGACGAAGTGAGCCGCCATTTTCTGGGATGGGTCGGCGGGGTGCCGGTGGCGACGGCACGCTGGCGCGTGGTGCCCTTCAACGAACGTCTGGTGGCCAAGCTGGAGCGCTTTGCCGTGCTGCCGGGATATCGTGGACGGGGCTACGGCCGCGCACTGGTGCAGTACGTGATGGAAGATGCGCGGCGGGCCGGGTTCTCGACGTTGCTGATCCACGCGCAGGCCCATCTGGAGCGTTTCTACGAAAGCCTGGGCTTTCGGAGCACCGGCCATCGCTTCGTGGAAGCTGGCATTCCGCACGTGCAGATGATCTGGCGGGAACAAAAAAGCGCCGACCGGCCGAAGCCGATCGGCGCCTGA
- a CDS encoding alpha/beta hydrolase family protein: MLLLVLLLAACGEVSTDLEIETERIVAGVDLNQLFAPPTPQERQQVLDAWAARDVSAHNAQEVARASLELDGTPVTLQILHHTVQGQRHVGAVVVPDSLQAPAPVLVWLHGGDAGVQLETDVWPLVDSLDLSRFVLVIPAFRGEALAYQGLTFSAEGARNPWDGDVDDALALLNVVLARVPMADPERIVAFGMDRGATVALLMAVRDARIQAAIGAAGLTDFFGAFMQQVVEEALRGTVRPVPGLAAFSEQVLVPLRDGTLSMAEARWALLRRSPVWFADRLPAGQWHHGRQDPVIPASEAERLASVRPVSFQVYLYESEAHELILLPGSLERIRALLDELAGANS; encoded by the coding sequence GTGTTGCTTCTGGTACTGCTTCTGGCAGCCTGCGGGGAGGTATCGACCGACCTCGAGATCGAGACCGAGCGCATCGTGGCCGGGGTGGACCTGAACCAGCTCTTTGCACCGCCCACGCCGCAGGAACGACAGCAGGTGCTCGACGCGTGGGCGGCCCGCGACGTGTCCGCCCACAACGCGCAGGAGGTTGCCCGGGCTTCGCTTGAACTCGACGGCACGCCTGTGACGCTGCAGATCCTGCACCATACGGTGCAAGGGCAGCGACATGTGGGGGCGGTGGTGGTGCCCGACAGTTTGCAGGCGCCGGCGCCCGTGCTGGTGTGGCTGCACGGCGGCGATGCAGGCGTGCAACTGGAGACCGACGTCTGGCCGCTTGTCGACAGTCTGGACCTGAGCCGCTTCGTGCTGGTGATCCCGGCTTTTCGGGGCGAAGCGCTGGCCTATCAGGGGCTTACCTTTTCGGCCGAGGGCGCGCGCAATCCCTGGGACGGCGACGTGGACGATGCACTGGCTCTGCTCAACGTCGTGCTGGCCCGGGTGCCGATGGCCGATCCGGAGCGTATCGTGGCGTTCGGTATGGATCGCGGGGCTACCGTGGCGTTGCTGATGGCCGTGCGGGACGCGCGTATTCAGGCGGCGATCGGCGCGGCCGGTCTGACGGATTTCTTCGGGGCGTTCATGCAGCAGGTCGTCGAGGAAGCCCTGCGGGGGACGGTCCGGCCCGTGCCGGGACTGGCCGCCTTCAGCGAGCAGGTGCTCGTGCCGCTTCGAGACGGCACGCTCTCGATGGCCGAAGCGCGGTGGGCCCTGCTGCGGCGCTCGCCCGTCTGGTTCGCCGATCGGCTACCGGCGGGTCAGTGGCACCACGGCCGCCAGGATCCGGTAATTCCGGCCTCGGAGGCCGAACGCCTCGCCTCGGTCCGCCCTGTCTCGTTCCAGGTGTACCTGTACGAAAGCGAAGCGCATGAGCTGATCTTGCTGCCCGGCAGCCTGGAGCGCATTCGGGCGTTGCTGGACGAACTGGCAGGCGCGAACTCATGA
- a CDS encoding DUF2914 domain-containing protein — MGLTQRVQTLQQRLDARLGRFRHLLPAAFFLGGVTWDALTLRRIDAWLDNLILLGYLLILGIALALAVLVEHEQLAAPRLKRLRPYFPAILQFFFGALFSAYVVFYFQSTTLPAHWLFFVGLVALLVANEFIHRRLLNLYVLLLLYTLASFTFFVFFVPVVLRRMTDLIFALSGLLSLVPVGLLVHLFRRRGVVHGRQAATLLGSALALVLVLNGLYALNWIPPVPLALREGGVYHHVRREGDVYLLHYEPAPWYRFWQRVSPRFHYTEGDTVFCFAAIFAPTQLRTGVQHVWQRYDPDRRAWITQDAIAYAVVGGRDNGYRGYTFKRHVQPGRWRVEVRTETGRLLGRIPFELVPAERPPRLHLHRYE, encoded by the coding sequence ATGGGGCTGACGCAGCGCGTGCAGACGCTTCAGCAGCGGCTGGACGCCCGGCTGGGCCGCTTTCGCCATCTGCTTCCGGCGGCATTTTTTCTGGGCGGCGTCACCTGGGATGCGCTCACGCTGCGGCGCATCGACGCCTGGCTCGACAACCTGATCCTGCTCGGCTACCTGCTCATTCTGGGGATCGCGCTCGCCCTGGCCGTTCTGGTCGAGCACGAGCAACTGGCCGCGCCCCGCCTGAAGCGCCTTCGGCCCTACTTTCCGGCCATCCTGCAATTCTTCTTCGGCGCACTTTTCAGTGCCTACGTGGTCTTCTATTTCCAGAGCACCACGTTGCCTGCGCACTGGTTGTTTTTCGTCGGACTGGTCGCCCTGCTGGTCGCCAACGAGTTCATCCACCGCCGTCTGCTCAACCTGTACGTATTGCTGCTCCTCTATACGCTGGCCAGTTTCACGTTTTTCGTCTTTTTCGTGCCGGTGGTGCTCCGACGCATGACCGATCTGATCTTCGCGCTGTCCGGCCTGCTCAGCCTGGTACCGGTCGGACTGCTGGTCCACCTCTTCCGGCGCCGCGGCGTGGTGCACGGACGTCAGGCCGCCACATTACTTGGGAGTGCGCTGGCGCTCGTGCTTGTGCTGAACGGACTCTATGCGCTGAACTGGATTCCGCCGGTCCCACTGGCCCTGCGCGAAGGTGGTGTCTATCACCATGTGCGCCGCGAAGGCGACGTGTACCTTCTGCATTACGAGCCGGCCCCCTGGTATCGATTCTGGCAGCGGGTAAGCCCGCGTTTTCATTACACCGAAGGCGACACGGTCTTCTGTTTCGCGGCGATTTTTGCGCCGACGCAGCTGCGCACGGGCGTGCAGCACGTCTGGCAGCGGTACGATCCGGACCGCCGCGCGTGGATCACGCAGGACGCCATCGCCTACGCGGTGGTGGGCGGCCGCGACAACGGCTACCGGGGCTACACGTTCAAGCGCCACGTGCAACCGGGTCGCTGGCGCGTCGAGGTGCGCACCGAGACGGGCCGTCTGCTGGGGCGGATTCCGTTCGAGCTGGTTCCGGCCGAACGGCCACCGCGGCTCCACCTCCACCGCTATGAATAG
- a CDS encoding valine--tRNA ligase: MAGEPLLKTERVRKVYDPQEIEPRWYAYWEANNFFRAEIRPDRTPFVIMMPPPNVTGRLHMGHALQDTIQDALTRIRRMQGYEALWLPGIDHAGIATQNVVERELRDKEGKTRHDLGREAFLQRVWRWKEEYGDIILQQKRRLGDSCDWSRTRFTMDEGFTRAVQEAFIRLYNEGLIYRGDYLVNWCPVDQTALSDEEVDNVEQDGHLWYIRYPLVDGSGYITIATTRPETMLGDTAVAVHPEDERYRHLIGKKVRLPLLGREIPIIADEHVKRDFGAGALKITPGHDKNDFEIGQRHGLPIINIMNPDGTINENGGPYAGLDRFEARKRIVEDLRAQGLLEKVEPYRHTVPISSRSKAIIEPMLSRQWFVRMRPLAEPAIEAVRRGEIRFYPERWANEYFRWMENIRDWCISRQIWWGHRIPVWYYTDENGQIDESKGFVVSIEQPEPGMVQDEDVLDTWFSSWLWPFATLGWPDQTPDLAYFYPTTVLVSGYDILFFWIARMIMAGIHFTGKIPFRDVFITGMVKDKYGRWMSKSLGNGIDPLEMIDQYGADAVRYSLTVLCTQGQDIKLDPSKFEMGRNFANKIWNAFNVFGQFMETDDEGRPLRDYRRQRRFEELSLVERWMVTRLNQTIATVNEAIDRYRLNEALLTIYDLFWGDYCDWYLELIKPPRGQAMDDEPIALAVELYEKMIQLLHPFMPFITEALWWRLRPRGEREACIVSRWPEQNPEEIDETALVRFGRIQEMISGIRNVRSTYGVPPGREIRALINVPETEAEEVAHLEAHRDYFARLARVGELSVGVGLERPKASATVVVGRYEVYVPLADVIDLEQERARLEKEIAQKERFLESVRKKLQNPQFLEKAPAEVVARERQKEQDARAELERLQANLAALS; encoded by the coding sequence ATGGCAGGAGAGCCGCTGCTGAAGACCGAGCGGGTACGAAAGGTCTACGATCCGCAGGAGATCGAGCCCCGCTGGTACGCCTACTGGGAGGCGAACAACTTTTTCCGGGCGGAAATCCGACCCGACAGGACGCCTTTCGTGATCATGATGCCGCCGCCCAACGTAACCGGGCGGCTTCACATGGGCCATGCGCTGCAGGATACGATTCAGGACGCGCTGACGCGTATCCGGCGCATGCAGGGCTACGAGGCGCTCTGGCTGCCGGGCATCGACCATGCGGGCATTGCCACGCAGAACGTGGTCGAGCGCGAGCTGCGCGACAAAGAGGGTAAGACGCGGCACGATCTGGGCCGCGAGGCCTTCCTGCAGCGCGTCTGGCGGTGGAAGGAGGAGTACGGCGACATCATCCTGCAGCAGAAACGCCGGCTGGGCGACTCCTGCGACTGGTCGCGCACGCGCTTCACGATGGACGAGGGCTTCACGCGGGCCGTGCAGGAGGCCTTCATCCGGCTTTACAACGAGGGACTCATCTACCGGGGCGACTACCTGGTCAACTGGTGCCCGGTGGACCAGACCGCGCTCTCGGACGAGGAGGTGGACAACGTCGAGCAGGACGGCCACCTCTGGTACATCCGCTACCCGCTCGTTGACGGCAGCGGCTACATCACGATCGCCACAACGCGCCCCGAGACGATGCTGGGCGACACGGCCGTGGCCGTGCATCCCGAAGACGAGCGCTACCGCCATCTGATCGGCAAGAAGGTGCGGCTTCCGCTCCTCGGACGCGAGATCCCGATCATCGCCGACGAGCACGTGAAGCGGGACTTCGGCGCGGGTGCCCTCAAGATCACGCCCGGCCACGACAAGAACGACTTCGAGATCGGCCAGCGCCATGGCCTGCCGATCATCAACATCATGAACCCGGACGGCACCATCAACGAAAACGGTGGGCCGTATGCCGGACTGGATCGCTTCGAGGCGCGCAAGCGCATCGTCGAGGACCTGCGGGCGCAGGGGCTGCTCGAAAAGGTGGAGCCCTACCGCCACACGGTGCCCATTTCCAGCCGCTCGAAGGCGATCATCGAGCCGATGCTCTCCCGGCAGTGGTTCGTGCGGATGAGGCCGCTGGCCGAGCCGGCCATCGAGGCTGTGCGACGGGGAGAGATCCGGTTTTATCCGGAGCGGTGGGCCAACGAGTACTTCCGCTGGATGGAAAACATCCGCGACTGGTGCATCAGCCGCCAGATCTGGTGGGGCCACCGCATTCCGGTCTGGTACTACACGGACGAAAACGGCCAGATCGACGAGTCGAAGGGCTTCGTGGTGTCGATCGAGCAGCCCGAGCCCGGCATGGTGCAGGACGAAGACGTGCTCGACACGTGGTTTTCGTCCTGGCTCTGGCCGTTTGCCACGCTGGGCTGGCCCGATCAGACGCCCGATCTGGCGTACTTCTATCCGACCACGGTGCTCGTCTCGGGCTACGACATCCTGTTTTTCTGGATCGCCCGCATGATCATGGCGGGCATTCACTTCACCGGCAAGATCCCCTTCCGGGATGTGTTCATCACCGGCATGGTCAAGGACAAGTACGGCCGGTGGATGTCGAAAAGCCTGGGCAACGGCATCGACCCGCTGGAGATGATCGATCAGTACGGGGCCGATGCCGTGCGCTACTCGCTGACGGTGCTCTGCACGCAGGGGCAGGACATCAAGCTCGACCCCTCGAAGTTCGAGATGGGTCGCAATTTTGCCAACAAGATCTGGAACGCCTTCAACGTCTTCGGTCAGTTCATGGAGACCGACGACGAGGGGCGGCCCTTGCGGGATTATCGCCGCCAGCGCCGTTTCGAGGAGCTGTCGCTCGTGGAGCGCTGGATGGTGACGCGTCTGAACCAGACGATCGCCACGGTCAACGAGGCGATCGATCGCTACCGGCTCAACGAGGCGCTGCTGACCATCTACGATCTCTTCTGGGGCGACTATTGTGACTGGTATCTGGAGCTGATCAAGCCGCCACGCGGCCAGGCCATGGACGACGAGCCGATCGCGCTGGCCGTCGAACTCTACGAAAAGATGATCCAGCTCCTGCATCCGTTCATGCCGTTCATCACCGAGGCGCTCTGGTGGCGGCTGCGGCCGCGCGGCGAACGGGAGGCGTGCATTGTCTCGCGCTGGCCCGAGCAGAACCCGGAAGAAATTGACGAGACGGCGCTGGTGCGCTTTGGCCGCATTCAGGAGATGATTTCGGGCATTCGGAACGTGCGGAGCACCTACGGCGTGCCGCCCGGCCGCGAAATCCGGGCGCTGATCAACGTCCCGGAGACGGAGGCAGAAGAAGTGGCCCACCTGGAGGCCCATCGCGACTACTTTGCGCGACTGGCTCGTGTGGGTGAGCTGAGCGTCGGGGTCGGGCTGGAGCGGCCGAAGGCCAGCGCCACCGTGGTGGTGGGCCGCTACGAGGTGTACGTGCCGCTGGCTGACGTGATCGATCTGGAGCAGGAGCGGGCACGCCTGGAAAAAGAGATCGCGCAGAAGGAACGCTTTCTGGAAAGCGTGCGCAAAAAACTCCAGAATCCGCAGTTTCTGGAAAAGGCGCCGGCCGAGGTGGTGGCCCGCGAGCGCCAGAAGGAGCAGGATGCCCGGGCCGAACTGGAGCGCCTGCAGGCCAACCTGGCCGCGCTGAGCTGA
- a CDS encoding DUF2480 family protein: MEPIVNRVAQSDIVVYNLEALWDERPIVELDLAPFLEEGLILREKPFRQQVQAHDWSQYADQHVAIYCSTDAIVPIWAYMLVATKLHGIARSVAFGRREDLLRNYFVRALEREDWSKYRDRIVVVKGCASKIVPVDAYVQAVLRLQEVARKVMYGEPCSSVPLWRRPEARPTPQAQAVRPAFPERSE; the protein is encoded by the coding sequence ATGGAACCGATCGTCAACCGCGTCGCGCAGAGCGACATTGTCGTCTATAACCTGGAGGCGCTCTGGGACGAGCGCCCGATCGTCGAACTGGACCTGGCGCCGTTTCTCGAGGAAGGGTTGATCCTGCGCGAAAAACCCTTCCGGCAGCAGGTGCAGGCGCACGACTGGTCGCAGTACGCCGATCAACACGTGGCCATCTACTGCTCGACGGACGCCATCGTCCCCATCTGGGCGTACATGCTCGTGGCCACGAAACTGCACGGCATTGCCCGCTCCGTGGCCTTCGGACGACGGGAAGACCTGCTGCGCAACTATTTCGTGCGGGCGCTGGAGCGGGAGGACTGGTCGAAGTACCGGGACCGCATTGTGGTGGTCAAGGGATGTGCCAGCAAGATCGTGCCGGTCGATGCCTACGTGCAGGCGGTGCTCCGGCTGCAGGAAGTGGCCCGCAAGGTGATGTACGGCGAGCCCTGCTCGTCGGTCCCGCTCTGGCGCCGGCCGGAGGCGCGCCCGACCCCGCAGGCGCAGGCCGTGCGCCCGGCCTTCCCGGAACGTTCGGAGTGA
- a CDS encoding cysteine desulfurase family protein: MRRPVYLDYNATTPVDPRVLERMLPYFTERFGNPASRGHTHGLEAEAAVEVAREQVAALLGADPESLIFTSGATEALNLAIKGVAEASRHRGQHIVTVQTEHAAVLEACRTLERRGWQVTYLPVDAQGRLDPDALEAALTPQTVLAAVMWANNETGVLHPIEEIARRTRAHGVPLLVDATQAVGKIPVSVGGIDLLVCSAHKFYGPKGVGVLYVRRRPPLRLVPLLDGGGHEQGLRSGTLNVPAIVGMGVAAELAAREMADESRRLQYLRDRLERELQAALSDVRINGAQAPRLPQTSSITIPGVRADRLLAAVRTLALSAGSACGSGRGKPSHVLRAMGLSEAEAQCAIRISLGRFTTEADIDEALEQLTAAVHRLRQRSVATPTT, encoded by the coding sequence ATGCGCCGACCGGTTTATCTGGATTACAACGCCACCACGCCCGTCGATCCGCGGGTGCTGGAGCGTATGCTGCCGTACTTTACCGAGCGCTTCGGCAACCCGGCCAGCAGGGGCCACACCCACGGCCTGGAGGCCGAGGCGGCCGTCGAGGTGGCCCGTGAGCAGGTGGCGGCCCTGCTGGGGGCCGATCCGGAAAGCCTGATCTTCACCAGCGGCGCCACCGAAGCGCTGAACCTGGCCATCAAGGGGGTGGCCGAGGCTTCCCGGCATCGGGGGCAGCATATCGTGACGGTCCAGACCGAGCACGCGGCCGTGCTCGAAGCCTGCCGGACCCTGGAACGCCGGGGCTGGCAGGTGACCTATCTGCCCGTCGATGCGCAGGGACGGCTGGATCCGGACGCGCTGGAAGCGGCGCTGACGCCGCAGACCGTCCTGGCGGCCGTCATGTGGGCCAACAACGAAACGGGCGTGCTGCACCCCATCGAGGAGATCGCCCGGCGCACACGGGCCCACGGTGTGCCGCTCCTGGTCGATGCCACGCAGGCCGTGGGGAAGATTCCGGTATCGGTCGGGGGAATCGATCTGCTGGTCTGCTCGGCCCACAAGTTCTACGGCCCCAAGGGCGTCGGCGTGCTCTACGTGCGCCGCCGCCCGCCGCTGCGCCTGGTGCCCCTGCTGGACGGTGGCGGGCACGAGCAGGGGCTGCGCAGCGGAACGCTGAACGTGCCGGCCATCGTCGGCATGGGAGTGGCCGCCGAACTGGCCGCCCGGGAAATGGCCGACGAAAGCCGCCGCCTGCAATACCTGCGCGATCGGCTGGAGCGCGAACTGCAGGCCGCCCTGTCCGATGTCCGCATCAACGGAGCGCAGGCGCCACGGCTACCCCAGACGAGCAGCATCACGATCCCGGGCGTTCGGGCAGACCGTCTGCTGGCCGCCGTGCGCACGCTGGCCCTTTCGGCCGGCAGCGCCTGCGGCTCGGGTCGCGGCAAGCCCAGCCACGTGCTCCGTGCCATGGGTCTCAGCGAGGCCGAGGCGCAATGCGCCATCCGCATCAGTCTGGGTCGCTTCACCACCGAAGCCGACATCGACGAGGCCCTTGAACAGCTGACGGCGGCCGTACATCGGCTCCGCCAGCGTTCCGTCGCCACGCCAACCACCTGA
- a CDS encoding DUF5666 domain-containing protein encodes MQRIATTLAVALLLGLLAGTARADDRPGVSLEGSIEAIGEADLTLHGVTFRVTALTRIYNTMEQPIPFGQLTVGQRVEVEGYLGSDGFYYAHKIELEHAEDRPDRVEARGRIHALSEDSLVVQGFTFWLTAQTEIEGELALDRYVEIEGEVQNEQFIALQIEAGMPGAEGGEDLPEIEIAGPILQLQDSVLVVRDFRIRVTAHTRIQGEEDQPLTLADLQVGLLVEVKARIDQNGQLLATKIEVKNETHVEVHRRKVEIKGFIRALTDSTLTVGGLTFRVTNLTRIHGEDDQPLSFADLQVGQFVEVKGYFDPRHQLLFALKIEVEDVDEHEFELVGRIEAIGGDSLVVGGLTFQVNNNTVIEDAWDRPLTLADLQVGMLVKVKALIQPDGTLLATRIKVRKAFHPVVDVRGPIEALTDSTLTVAGLVFHARPGIYVIDAQGQQATLSDLQVGMVVRVRGVVHPDGTYWAMRIRVLTGEDAQEVEFKGTIEALGADSLIVAGLTIFVDAGTQILAHDGTPITLADLQTGQIVEVKATIQPGLGLVALEIKLEDFVAATGQADSVRADAVVVQQMTFLIDAQTVVVDEHQRPIAWSDVQAGQQVIVYGRRPAPAGKTGATTAGTTYTADYVTVLGTPSTTSAEPSALPATFELAPSYPNPFRQQTTIRFTLGGTTPQPVTLEIYNVLGQRVRTLVQGMLSPGQHEVIWDATDEAGRPAASGLYLYRLRVGNQVQTRSMVLMR; translated from the coding sequence ATGCAACGCATCGCTACGACCCTGGCGGTAGCCCTGCTGCTGGGACTGCTGGCAGGCACCGCCCGCGCCGACGATCGACCCGGCGTTTCGCTGGAAGGAAGCATCGAGGCGATCGGCGAGGCCGATCTGACGCTACACGGCGTCACCTTCCGGGTCACCGCGCTGACGCGCATCTACAACACGATGGAGCAGCCCATTCCCTTCGGGCAGCTCACCGTGGGACAGCGCGTGGAGGTCGAAGGCTACCTGGGCTCGGACGGTTTCTACTACGCCCACAAGATCGAGCTGGAGCATGCCGAAGACCGGCCGGACCGCGTGGAAGCCCGCGGCCGCATCCACGCCCTGAGTGAAGACAGCCTGGTCGTGCAGGGCTTCACCTTCTGGCTGACCGCCCAGACCGAAATCGAGGGCGAGCTGGCCCTCGACCGCTATGTGGAAATCGAAGGTGAAGTCCAGAACGAACAGTTCATCGCCCTTCAGATCGAGGCCGGAATGCCGGGCGCCGAAGGCGGAGAGGACCTGCCGGAGATCGAAATTGCCGGGCCCATCCTGCAACTCCAGGATTCCGTTCTGGTGGTGCGGGACTTCCGGATCCGGGTGACCGCCCACACGCGCATCCAGGGCGAAGAAGACCAGCCGCTCACGCTGGCCGATCTGCAGGTGGGCCTGCTGGTCGAAGTCAAGGCCCGAATCGACCAGAATGGCCAACTGCTGGCCACAAAAATCGAAGTCAAAAATGAGACGCACGTAGAAGTCCACCGCCGGAAGGTGGAGATCAAGGGCTTCATCCGGGCGCTGACCGACAGCACGCTGACCGTGGGCGGCCTGACCTTCCGGGTGACCAACCTGACGCGCATCCACGGCGAAGACGACCAGCCGCTGTCGTTTGCCGACCTGCAGGTGGGCCAGTTCGTCGAGGTCAAAGGCTACTTCGACCCACGGCATCAGCTGCTCTTTGCGCTGAAAATCGAAGTGGAAGACGTCGACGAACACGAATTTGAACTGGTGGGCCGCATCGAGGCGATCGGCGGCGACAGCCTGGTCGTGGGGGGTCTGACCTTCCAGGTAAACAACAATACGGTGATCGAAGATGCCTGGGACCGGCCGCTCACACTGGCCGACCTGCAGGTGGGCATGCTGGTCAAGGTCAAGGCGCTGATTCAGCCCGACGGCACGCTGCTGGCCACCAGGATCAAGGTGCGCAAAGCGTTCCATCCGGTCGTGGACGTGCGCGGTCCCATCGAAGCGCTGACCGACAGTACCCTGACCGTGGCGGGTCTGGTCTTCCATGCCCGTCCCGGCATCTACGTGATCGATGCGCAGGGCCAGCAGGCCACGCTGAGCGACCTGCAGGTGGGCATGGTAGTGCGCGTGCGCGGCGTGGTGCATCCCGACGGTACCTACTGGGCCATGCGGATCCGGGTGCTGACCGGCGAGGACGCGCAGGAAGTGGAATTCAAAGGCACCATCGAAGCGCTGGGTGCCGACAGCCTGATCGTGGCCGGATTGACGATCTTCGTGGATGCCGGCACGCAGATTCTGGCCCATGACGGCACGCCCATCACGCTGGCCGACCTGCAGACCGGCCAGATCGTCGAGGTGAAAGCGACGATCCAGCCCGGACTGGGACTGGTGGCGCTGGAAATCAAGCTGGAGGACTTCGTTGCCGCCACCGGCCAGGCCGACAGCGTGCGCGCCGATGCCGTGGTCGTGCAACAGATGACGTTCCTGATCGACGCGCAGACCGTGGTGGTGGACGAGCACCAGCGGCCCATCGCCTGGAGCGACGTGCAGGCCGGCCAGCAGGTGATCGTCTACGGACGCCGACCGGCTCCGGCCGGCAAGACCGGCGCCACCACGGCCGGCACCACCTACACGGCCGACTACGTGACGGTGCTGGGCACGCCCTCAACGACCAGCGCCGAACCTTCAGCCCTGCCCGCCACGTTCGAGCTGGCCCCCAGCTACCCGAATCCGTTCCGCCAGCAGACCACCATCCGCTTCACACTCGGCGGCACGACACCGCAGCCCGTCACGCTGGAAATCTATAACGTGCTCGGGCAGCGGGTGCGCACGCTGGTGCAGGGCATGCTGTCGCCCGGGCAGCACGAGGTGATCTGGGATGCCACGGACGAGGCCGGACGTCCGGCCGCCAGCGGTCTGTACCTCTACCGCCTGCGTGTGGGCAACCAGGTGCAGACGCGCTCCATGGTGCTGATGCGGTAG